In Burkholderia sp. HI2500, one DNA window encodes the following:
- a CDS encoding deoxyguanosinetriphosphate triphosphohydrolase, translating to MSETSSSTLPEAGHASAAPVAEPPTLAALEAHLAPYAAHASQSRGRRHPEAPPAARTEFQRDRDRIVHSTAFRRLEYKTQVFVNHEGDLFRTRLTHSLEVAQIARSVARNLRLNEDLVEAISLAHDLGHTPFGHAGQDALNACMREHGGFEHNLQSLAVVDELEEHYGAFDGLNLCFETREGILKHCSRENARKLGALGERFLQGRQPSLEAQLANIADEIAYNNHDVDDGLRSGLITIEQLAEVELWQRHYEAALAEFPHLEGRRLVHETVRRIINTLIVDLIDETTRNLARVAPASLDDVRAAPPLVSHSETVAAQAAALKRFLFKNLYRHYKVMRMASKAQRVVTGLFDAFIDDPRLLPPPYQSDDTAQQPRLVAHYIAGMTDRFALKEYQRLFVIGDN from the coding sequence GTGAGCGAGACATCCAGCAGCACACTGCCCGAAGCCGGCCACGCGTCTGCTGCGCCGGTGGCCGAGCCGCCGACGCTGGCGGCGCTGGAAGCCCATCTCGCTCCGTATGCCGCACACGCGTCGCAGTCGCGCGGCCGTCGCCATCCGGAAGCACCGCCGGCGGCGCGCACCGAATTTCAGCGCGACCGCGACCGCATCGTCCATTCGACCGCATTTCGCCGGCTCGAATACAAGACGCAGGTCTTCGTCAATCACGAAGGCGACCTGTTCCGCACCCGTCTCACGCACAGTCTCGAAGTCGCGCAGATCGCGCGCTCGGTCGCGCGCAACCTGCGCCTGAACGAGGATCTCGTCGAGGCGATCTCGCTCGCGCACGACCTCGGCCATACGCCGTTCGGCCATGCCGGGCAGGACGCGCTGAATGCCTGCATGCGCGAGCATGGCGGCTTCGAGCACAACCTGCAGAGCCTCGCGGTCGTCGACGAGCTCGAGGAGCACTACGGCGCGTTCGACGGGCTGAACCTGTGCTTCGAGACGCGCGAAGGCATTCTGAAGCACTGCTCGCGCGAGAATGCGCGCAAGCTCGGCGCGCTCGGCGAGCGCTTCCTGCAGGGCCGCCAGCCGTCGCTCGAAGCGCAGCTCGCCAACATCGCGGACGAGATCGCGTACAACAACCACGACGTCGACGACGGCCTGCGTTCCGGCCTGATCACGATCGAGCAGCTCGCGGAAGTCGAGCTGTGGCAGCGCCACTACGAGGCGGCGCTCGCCGAATTCCCGCACCTCGAGGGCCGTCGTCTCGTGCACGAGACGGTGCGCCGCATCATCAACACGCTGATCGTCGACCTGATCGACGAGACGACGCGCAATCTCGCGCGTGTCGCACCCGCATCGCTCGACGACGTGCGCGCCGCGCCGCCGCTCGTGTCGCACAGCGAAACGGTCGCCGCCCAGGCGGCCGCCCTCAAGCGTTTCCTCTTCAAGAACCTCTATCGCCACTACAAGGTGATGCGCATGGCGAGCAAGGCGCAGCGCGTCGTCACCGGCCTGTTCGATGCGTTCATCGACGATCCGCGCCTGCTGCCGCCGCCATACCAGTCCGACGATACCGCGCAGCAGCCGCGCCTCGTCGCGCACTACATCGCCGGCATGACCGACCGCTTCGCGCTGAAGGAGTATCAGCGCCTGTTCGTCATCGGCGACAACTGA
- a CDS encoding shikimate kinase, which translates to MQARDPHANVFFVGLMGAGKTTVGRAVARRLDRTFFDSDHEIEARTGARIPVIFEMEGEAGFRDRETQVIADLTQRENIVLATGGGAVLRPENRDCLKNHGIVVYLRANPHDLWLRTRKDKNRPLLQTEDPKGRLEALYEVRDPLYRECADFVIETGRPSVNGLVNMVLMQLELAGVIAKPLQA; encoded by the coding sequence TTGCAAGCGCGGGACCCACATGCAAACGTATTTTTCGTCGGCCTTATGGGAGCGGGTAAGACCACCGTGGGCCGTGCGGTCGCGCGTCGTCTCGACAGGACGTTCTTCGACTCCGACCACGAAATCGAGGCCCGCACGGGCGCGCGCATTCCGGTGATCTTCGAGATGGAGGGCGAGGCCGGGTTTCGCGATCGCGAAACGCAGGTGATCGCCGATCTCACGCAGCGCGAGAACATCGTGCTCGCGACGGGCGGCGGCGCGGTGCTGCGCCCGGAAAACCGCGACTGCCTGAAAAACCACGGCATCGTCGTCTACCTGCGCGCCAATCCGCACGATCTGTGGCTGCGCACGCGCAAGGACAAGAACCGCCCGCTGCTGCAGACCGAAGATCCGAAGGGGCGTCTCGAAGCGCTGTACGAGGTACGCGACCCGCTGTACCGCGAATGCGCGGATTTCGTCATCGAGACCGGCCGTCCGTCGGTCAACGGTCTCGTCAACATGGTGCTGATGCAACTCGAACTGGCCGGCGTCATCGCCAAGCCGCTACAAGCATGA
- the aroB gene encoding 3-dehydroquinate synthase yields MITVNVDLGERAYPIHIGAGLIGRAELFAPHIKGSSVTIVTNTTVDPLYGDALRAALAPLGKRVSTVVLPDGEAYKNWETLNLIFDGLLTDRADRKTTLVALGGGVIGDMTGFAAACYMRGVPFIQVPTTLLSQVDSSVGGKTGINHPLGKNMIGAFYQPQAVIADIGALTTLPDRELAAGVAEIIKTGAIADAEFFDWIEANVDALNRRDPAALAHAVKRSCEIKASVVAADEREGGLRAILNFGHTFGHAIEAGLGYGEWLHGEAVGCGMVMAGDLSVRLGLLDEASRQRLDAVIAAAHLPTRGPALGDARYMDLMRVDKKAEAGAIKFILLKRFGDTLITQAPDEAVFATLAQTTR; encoded by the coding sequence ATGATTACTGTCAACGTCGACCTGGGCGAGCGCGCCTATCCGATTCACATTGGCGCCGGCCTGATCGGCCGCGCCGAGCTGTTCGCGCCTCATATCAAGGGCTCGTCCGTCACGATCGTCACGAACACGACGGTCGATCCGCTCTATGGCGACGCACTGCGTGCGGCGCTGGCGCCGCTCGGCAAGCGCGTGTCGACGGTCGTGCTGCCGGACGGCGAGGCGTACAAGAACTGGGAAACGCTGAACCTGATCTTCGACGGCCTGCTGACCGACCGCGCGGACCGCAAGACGACGCTCGTCGCGCTCGGCGGCGGCGTGATCGGCGACATGACGGGCTTCGCGGCCGCATGCTACATGCGCGGCGTGCCGTTCATCCAGGTGCCGACGACGCTGCTGTCGCAAGTCGACTCGTCGGTCGGCGGCAAGACGGGCATCAACCACCCGCTCGGCAAGAACATGATCGGCGCGTTCTACCAGCCGCAGGCCGTGATCGCGGACATCGGCGCGCTGACGACCCTGCCCGACCGCGAACTGGCGGCCGGCGTCGCCGAGATCATCAAGACCGGCGCGATCGCCGATGCGGAATTCTTCGACTGGATCGAGGCGAACGTCGACGCGCTGAACCGTCGCGACCCGGCTGCGCTCGCGCATGCGGTGAAGCGCTCGTGCGAGATCAAGGCGAGCGTGGTGGCGGCCGACGAACGCGAAGGCGGCCTGCGCGCGATCCTGAATTTCGGCCACACGTTCGGCCATGCGATCGAGGCCGGGCTCGGCTACGGCGAGTGGCTGCACGGTGAGGCGGTCGGTTGCGGGATGGTGATGGCGGGTGACCTGTCGGTGCGGCTCGGCCTGCTCGACGAAGCGTCGCGGCAGCGCCTCGATGCGGTGATCGCGGCCGCGCACCTGCCGACCCGCGGGCCCGCGCTCGGCGATGCGCGCTACATGGACCTGATGCGCGTCGACAAGAAGGCGGAGGCCGGCGCGATCAAGTTCATCCTGCTGAAGCGATTCGGCGATACGCTGATCACGCAGGCGCCGGACGAAGCCGTGTTCGCCACACTGGCGCAGACCACCCGCTAA